The Leucoraja erinacea ecotype New England chromosome 22, Leri_hhj_1, whole genome shotgun sequence genome includes a region encoding these proteins:
- the LOC129707632 gene encoding histidine ammonia-lyase-like, translated as MMLSFTVRVKDEWLTVPCKDLSYNIQWLGREALRRYTKAKADDGGLGCVEDMTFLVKRCQGPSLLDPNDAIGDVLQDKDFIQIVIQGQEAELDPLNTNFASLYPFFWIYLIQIVNNCVHVALVLTPFSKVNFQVEMSKILPR; from the exons ATGATGCTTTCTTTCACTGTGCGTGTGAAGGATGAATGGCTGACAGTTCCCTGTAAAGATTTATCTTATAACATCCAGTGGTTGGGACGGGAAGCTCTGAGGCGCTACACAAAAGCAAAGGCGGATGATGGTGGCCTGGGCTGTGTGGAAGATATGACGTTCCTGGTGAAACGCTGTCAGGGGCCGAGTCTGTTAGATCCTAATGATGCCATCGGCGATGTCTTGCAAGATAAAGACTTCATCCAGATTG TTATCCAAGGGCAAGAAGCTGAACTGGATCCTTTGAACACAAACTTTGCCTCTCTGTATCCTTTCTTTTGGATTTACTTAATCCAGATAGTTAACAATTGTGTTCATGTTGCTCTCGTTCTCACCCCTTTCTCCAAAGTCAACTTCCAGGTTGAAATGTCTAAAATTCTGCCTCGGTAA